In Spodoptera frugiperda isolate SF20-4 chromosome 1, AGI-APGP_CSIRO_Sfru_2.0, whole genome shotgun sequence, the following are encoded in one genomic region:
- the LOC118273120 gene encoding uncharacterized protein LOC118273120 — protein sequence MSDIETRLEGMLFDFQTTYKTDYRRGQIRTPVLTKYEEKPRCLQVRPPPLKDIHTLTAWKSTPVPFSLFHKPHPILHKDPNKVQEPYVKQPDKELAQVIKTRPRIVMTPAVSVDDIEDPKAREILCDAMYTSTVAKMYRDAVSNYVNMKAPLCPLPVPANPVTLPRLQPPYVSPEWRMETVSWDKQQLRSYCDPTKEFWLRQKPSKCIPCEETAVMAAHRKLKHQMAWANRK from the exons ATGTCGGACATAGAAACCAGACTGGAGGGAATGCTCTTTGACTTCCAAACTACATACAAAACTGACTACCGTAGGGGTCAGATTCGAACGCCAGTGTTAACAAAATACGAGGAGAAACCTAGATGCCTACAAGTTAGGCCTCCGCCCTTGAAAGACATCCACACGCTGACTGCTTGGAAGTCTACGCCTGTCCCTTTTAGCTTATTCCATAAACCACATCCTATTCTTCATAAGGACCCAAATAAAGTTCAGGAGCCTTAT GTAAAACAACCAGACAAAGAGCTAGCGCAGGTAATAAAAACCCGTCCCCGCATAGTGATGACTCCCGCAGTCAGCGTGGATGACATAGAGGATCCGAAGGCGAGGGAGATCCTCTGCGATGCCATGTACACCAGCACTGTCGCCAAAATGTACAGGGATGCCGTCTCTAATTATGTCAATATGAAAGCGCCGCTGTGTCCGTTGCCTGTACCAGCTAATCCG GTGACTCTGCCGCGCCTTCAACCCCCGTACGTGTCTCCGGAGTGGAGGATGGAGACGGTATCCTGGGACAAGCAACAACTGAGGAGCTACTGTGACCCTACCAAGGAGTTCTGGCTGCGGCAGAAACCATCTAA ATGCATTCCTTGCGAGGAGACAGCAGTAATGGCTGCACATCGCAAACTTAAACATCAGATGGCATGGGCAAACCGCAAATGA
- the LOC118273119 gene encoding uncharacterized protein LOC118273119, translated as MPAEAKLESMLLTYETTYRGSYTDGSLEKAMRNRMPDNKVAGYVRKRRPRPPFVPLKDLESLTPWKDANVPFNLYHKPKEILQTNPANMQERFEQFVDEERATIQKTRPKVLLTPAYHLDSIPEPRRQIIVEDMYKSDTAHGLEDALKGMTANKSVKAPLPGVYSKCNPVRNELPPLLPPYVSPEWRRDSVYWDNKQLRTYADPTKHFWLTREPPNCLACNATALHRRLNKKYV; from the exons ATGCCCGCGGAAGCGAAATTGGAATCTATGTTATTGACCTATGAAACCACATACAGAGGTTCTTACACTGACGGCAGTCTCGAAAAGGCGATGAGGAATCGAATGCCTGATAATAAGGTGGCAGGATATGTTAGGAAGCGACGTCCAAGACCACCCTTCGTTCCTCTTAAAGATTTAGAATCCCTAACTCCTTGGAAAGACGCTAATGTGCCGTTTAATTTATATCACAAACCGAAAGAGATATTGCAAACTAACCCTGCAAATATGCAGGAACGATTT GAACAATTTGTAGATGAAGAGCGTGCCACTATCCAAAAGACACGTCCAAAGGTACTACTGACTCCTGCCTATCATTTGGACTCCATCCCAGAACC ACGACGTCAGATAATAGTCGAGGATATGTACAAGTCCGACACAGCGCACGGTCTGGAGGACGCCCTGAAGGGAATGACAGCCAACAAGTCCGTGAAGGCTCCGTTGCCAGGAGTGTACTCGAAGTGCAACCCG GTGAGGAATGAGCTGCCGCCCCTGTTGCCGCCGTACGTGTCTCCGGAGTGGCGCCGCGACAGCGTGTACTGGGACAACAAGCAGCTCAGGACCTATGCAGACCCAACCAAACATTTCTGGCTCACTCGGGAACCACCCAA CTGCTTAGCGTGCAACGCAACGGCTTTGCATCGACGattgaacaaaaaatacgtgtga
- the LOC118273114 gene encoding maestro heat-like repeat-containing protein family member 1, translating into MASPKTESLKDTVTVLINAVGDNENSVNNVVIKSLTKIANSYPNEVIEIFCEFYTNTVKVNPTQLGNIVKVLEQTCVNQVKRLEPATANNLVTAMLRAMMENVNYEPVVQMGASAVLVAVGHEHLDLVLRSLINQLSPASVPHYTIAHTLGTLAAVNTHGVVPHIKEILSKMLPLLSLVKADGLKQAFAYAFGHFAVAVSEQIGDNVENENITSIKDNFVTEFTIIFDVLYNQWLASYEAKVSESVLEALGPITRLISERQFNETVNKFVLSLLSLYRKPAINYYYISQCISYLLSPSPLNPKLSLNDSVINSINHVLFNLVLLEPDYDQPQTVKNHFEVLRCFDHMAGQFPDQTIESLLHQCKNNQEKDRMKAVIILTHLTTSSQVFVENYAHKFIVLLKIMTTMEQGIKMKKLLVKAIVGLVYRNCITTPEDFTMVEFIIKHCSYEGAPNVSKHDVLDLHDTCKSSLILMCNTVTSIRSQLRNLLLTALTGEEFTASMATVCHCLTSLLQNNSDVAADEQSEKEIEMKCSPDLVFVRCLTHVVEPDQVERNRNILVFLEEYSGDVHKNLKNSWTIEIQRLLKYVETTETKEQWHSMLLDLLVSAVEQVNSNKWVEFIATLISQQILSKKQTPMIKGVSLQYLAVLSCHMSNAAVVEKILKIILLALKSIPMESSDYVSKAVGIASRQHGEFILNELDATYKENESKRGSKILNFLSSRHSKTEAELSVVRYAVITCYGKVAVDCLDVHVLARLGDNVTAILYDILKSNPPFDLCKASVTTLYEISKALHPAAHHNVALRNRWQLLNAVLEQIYNTNLDKRNVELYPIIVKASKALTKLQKGILPEERNTILRVLFSSIFGELSSFKKKYEIEGNGDKNDNLAKTLNDSLTLLHQLIKELVIQSTCLSTIDDLIGLLIEWLRHENDEIRTASVMILHVIFDTYIKNVKLNYETPSKFGQMGYLLGLIIPGIADTNFPVRLTTIDCIKVIIQIQDLYEGHTIGPDDECMMNLGHLQNNILTNDLNMISDYCTALCEAISPKIPHHHNMQFIESLLEGYDDQELRSVGISSILDAYFVNKGQDLYQSIERIVEVMLGTMSEVGVEARQRLMRPLTSLTRHHSNAVIAVLLAQRLPLKPSVLACWRSLAQDEGLSAAITDNFLRLMTSVELYEDPYHITEHHIAALQPLTLISAFGEMLQEPTMKPICIAKFADLFAVLYTTLACYIDAESPAYSPPTNKTQERFGFIPNRDAIKLSPAKITVQTFNAFLEQADCHKVREACSLCLSIEHGDPCSTVLELAPILGGALSRHCPRHVPRVVAAVASYARCPLPPQRCAALALLGDLLNYGCNNNPVLIETVLATLNTGWKDENDRVRATCLRGAANIAQLKPEHRNQALPAALAALSQGVDAQKTQAPSDNVPLAAIQGLSRLLTELDKIDQEFDRELLSISQKIRPFMNTECPQLREHSIKLFGIIAGRVKSDALVDQGVSSLPCFLLHLCDNNPNVVRASKFTLKQVFRTFNVKKSNDFVQTHLLDEGRLYLDEFLSALLRQLADELPSSIVKCLQTAVNYLHCARDEIKPHPPLLLGLLYAELYRIREKNPDETELDPDITKTARTRLLQLIKDPNPLVRQNTAMALANICLVSALDG; encoded by the exons ATGGCTTCACCAAAAACCGAATCtcttaaag ATACTGTGACAGTGTTGATTAACGCTGTAGGCGATAACGAGAACTCCGTGAACAATGTTGTAATAAAGTCGTTGACGAAAATAGCGAATTCTTATCCTAACGAGGTGAtagaaatattttgtgaattcTATACAAACACCGTCAAAGTGAACCCTACGCAGCTTGGAAACATTGTCAA GGTTCTAGAGCAAACATGTGTGAACCAAGTGAAGAGGTTGGAGCCGGCTACTGCCAACAATCTGGTGACGGCGATGTTGCGCGCCATGATGGAGAATGTGAACTACGAGCCAGTCGTCCAGATGGGCGCGTCCGCTGTTTTAGTCGCAGTGGGACATGAGCACTTGGATCTG GTCCTTCGTTCTTTAATCAACCAGTTGTCTCCAGCATCAGTGCCGCACTATACAATAGCACATACCCTCGGCACCCTCGCCGCAGTGAACACACATGGCGTAGTACCTCATATTAAGGAAATTCTCAGCAAAATGCTGCCCCTACTCTCATTGGTCAAAGCTGATGGTTTGAAGCAGGCGTTTGCTTATg CTTTCGGCCACTTCGCAGTCGCTGTATCCGAACAAATAGGCGACAACGTAGAAAACGAGAACATAACATCTATCAAAGATAATTTTGTCACAGAATTTACCATAATATTTGATGTACTGTACAACCAGTGGCTCGCGTCCTACGAAGCAAAGGTCTCGGAATCCGTTCTCGAAGCCCTAGGCCCAATCACGAGACTAATCTCAGAGAGACAGTTCAACGAAACTGTCAACAAATTCGTCCTTTCATTGCTGTCTTTGTACCGCAAACCGGCAATCAATTACTACTACATAAGCCAATGTATATCGTACTTACTTTCTCCATCGCCTTTGAACCCGAAACTGAGTTTGAACGACAGCGTCATCAACTCTATAAACCATGTTCTATTCAACCTGGTTCTCCTAGAACCGGATTATGATCAACCTCAGACGGTTAAGAACCATTTTGAGGTCCTCAGGTGCTTCGACCATATGGCTGGTCAGTTCCCCGACCAAACTATAGAGAGTCTCCTGCACCAGTGCAAAAATAACCAAGAAAAAGACAGAATGAAAGCTGTGATAATTTTAACTCATTTAACAACGTCATCGCAAGTCTTTGTCGAGAATTACGCGCATAAATTCATAGTGTTGCTCAAAATAATGACTACCATGGAACAAGGGATCAAAATGAAAAAGCTATTAGTCAAAGCGATCGTTGGGCTCGTGTATAGGAACTGTATAACGACTCCAGAAGATTTCACCATGGTTGAGTTCATTATTAAACACTGCAGTTATGAAGGAGCGCCAAATGTTTCCAAACACGATGTTCTAGACTTACACGATACGTGCAAAAGTTCTTTGATTCTGATGTGCAATACAGTAACTAGCATTCGGTCTCAATTACGCAACTTGCTATTAACAGCATTAACCGGAGAAGAATTTACGGCATCAATGGCTACCGTATGCCACTGTCTTACTTCTCTTCTCCAAAACAACTCTGATGTCGCAGCCGACGAACAATCGGAGAAGGAGATCGAAATGAAATGCTCCCCTGACCTAGTCTTCGTTCGGTGTCTCACACATGTGGTAGAACCAGACCAGGTAGAGCGAAACAGAAATATTCTAGTCTTCCTCGAAGAATATTCGGGCGATGTCCACAAGAACCTTAAAAACTCATGGACTATTGAAATCCAGAGGCTTCTGAAGTATGTGGAGACGACGGAAACCAAAGAGCAGTGGCATAGCATGCTGTTAGACCTTTTAGTATCAGCTGTAGAACAAGTGAACAGCAATAAATGGGTGGAATTCATCGCCACGCTGATCTCACAGCAGATTCTTTCCAAAAAACAGACTCCCATGATCAAAGGAGTTTCTTTGCAGTACTTGGCAGTTCTTTCCTGTCATATGTCCAATGCTGCGGTGGTTGAAAAGATCCTCAAAATTATTCTTCTGGCCTTAAAGTCCATTCCGATGGAGAGTAGTGATTATGTCAGCAAAGCTGTAGGAATCGCTTCGAGACAACACGGAGAGTTCATTCTAAACGAACTGGACGCGACTTATAAGGAGAATGAATCAAAAAGAGGcagtaaaatacttaatttccTATCTTCAAGACATTCCAAAACCGAGGCAGAGTTGAGCGTTGTTAGGTACGCGGTTATCACGTGTTACGGGAAGGTGGCTGTGGACTGTTTGGACGTCCATGTTTTAGCAAGGCTAGGGGACAATGTGACGGCAATCCTATATGATATACTGAAGTCTAATCCTCCATTCGATCTTTGCAAAGCCAGTGTCACAACTCTATATGAGATCAGCAAGGCTTTACACCCAGCAGCTCATCACAATGTGGCTCTAAGAAACCGTTGGCAGTTGCTCAACGCAGTGCTAGAACAAATATACAACACAAACCTAGATAAAAGGAACGTGGAGTTGTACCCCATCATAGTTAAAGCTTCGAAAGCATTGACGAAGCTACAGAAGGGAATATTACCAGAAGAAAGAAACACTATTTTGAGGGTCTTGTTCAGTAGTATATTCGGAGAGCTCTCTTCTTTCAAAAAGAAGTACGAAATTGAGGGCAATGGTGATAAGAATGATAATCTAGCAAAGACCTTGAACGACAGTCTGACACTTCTGCACCAGTTGATTAAAGAGCTGGTTATCCAGTCCACATGTTTGAGCACAATAGATGATCTAATAGGGTTGTTGATCGAATGGCTCCGACACGAGAACGATGAGATCCGAACAGCCTCCGTCATGATTCTACACGTGATTTTCGACACTTATATTAAAAACGTGAAACTGAACTACGAGACACCAAGCAAGTTTGGCCAGATGGGCTATTTATTGGGCCTCATTATTCCCGGAATCGCAGACACTAACTTCCCAGTCCGGTTGACGACTATAGACTGCATTAAAGTGATAATTCAGATCCAAGATTTGTATGAAGGCCATACTATTGGCCCTGATGACGAATGCATGATGAATTTGGGTCATCTTCAGAACAATATCTTGACGAATGACCTGAATATGATCAGTGATTACTGTACGGCGTTGTGTGAGGCTATTTCTCCGAAGATACCTCATCATCACAACATGCAGTTTATTGAAAGTCTGTTGGAAGGTTATGATGACCAGGAGTTGAGGAGTGTGGGGATCAGTTCTATTTTGGATGCGTATTTCGTGAACAAGGGTCAGGATTTGTACCAGAGTATTGAGAGGATTGTGGAGGTGATGTTGGGGACTATGTCTGAGGTCGGCGTGGAGGCCCGGCAGCGACTGATGAGGCCGCTGACGTCACTGACTCGTCATCACTCCAACGCCGTGATAGCTGTGCTGTTGGCCCAGAGGCTGCCTTTGAAACC GAGTGTGCTAGCATGTTGGCGTAGTCTGGCTCAAGACGAGGGTCTCTCCGCAGCCATCACGGACAACTTCCTCCGGCTGATGACGTCAGTGGAGCTCTATGAGGACCCCTACCATATTACTGAACACCACATCGCCGCTCTCCAGCCCTTAACT CTCATAAGTGCCTTCGGAGAGATGTTACAAGAACCAACAATGAAGCCCATCTGCATCGCCAAGTTTGCGGACCTCTTCGCCGTCCTATACACGACGCTAGCTTGCTACATCGACGCGGAGTCGCCTGCCTACTCGCCGCCCACCAATAAGACGCAAGAACGGTTCGGGTTCATCCCCAATAGGGATGCTATCAAGCTATCGCCTGCGAAGATCACTGTGCAGACTTTTAACGCGTTTCTGGAGCAGGCTGATTGTCATAAG GTCCGCGAAGCGTGTTCGTTATGCCTGAGCATAGAGCACGGGGACCCATGCAGCACGGTCCTGGAGCTGGCCCCGATCCTGGGCGGCGCGCTGTCCCGGCACTGTCCGCGGCACGTGCCGCGCGTGGTGGCGGCCGTGGCCAGCTACGCGCGCTGCCCGCTGCCGCCGCAGCGCTGCGCCGCGCTCGCCTTGCTCGGGGACCTGCTCAACTATGG ATGCAACAACAACCCAGTCCTGATAGAGACAGTCCTGGCGACCCTGAACACGGGCTGGAAGGACGAGAACGACCGAGTGCGAGCGACGTGTCTCCGCGGCGCGGCCAACATCGCGCAGCTCAAACCCGAACACAGGAACCAGGCGCTACCTGCCGCGTTAGCTGCGCTCAGCCAAGGAGTCGATGCGCAGAAGACTCa AGCACCATCAGACAACGTGCCTCTCGCCGCAATACAAGGTCTCAGCCGTCTTTTAACGGAGCTGGACAAAATAGACCAGGAGTTCGATAGAGAATTGCTATCGATATCACAAAAAATACGACCGTTTATGAACACGGAATGTCCACAATTACGGGAGCATTCTATCAAGTTATTTGGGATTATAGCCGGTAGAGTCAAATCGGATGCGCTCGTCGACCAAGGCGTCAGCTCTCTGCCTTGCTTCTTATTGCATTTGTGCGATAATAACCCCAATGTCGTGAGG GCAAGCAAATTCACTCTCAAACAAGTATTCAGAACGTTTAACGTGAAGAAATCAAACGATTTCGTCCAAACACATCTATTGGACGAGGGCCGACTGTACCTGGACGAGTTCCTCTCAGCATTACTGAGACAATTGGCTGATGAGCTACCCAGCAGCATTGTCAAGTGTCTGCAAACTGCTGTGAATTACCTGCACTGTGCTCGGGACGAGATCAAACCTCATCCCCCTTTGTTACTTG GCCTCCTCTACGCAGAACTATACAGAATCCGCGAAAAGAACCCGGACGAGACCGAACTAGACCCGGACATTACAAAGACGGCTAGAACTCGGTTGCTACAGCTGATCAAGGATCCGAATCCCCTGGTCCGGCAGAACACGGCCATGGCACTAGCCAACATATGCCTGGTGAGCGCTCTGGATGGATGA